The genome window CGGGAGCACCGCGCCCGCCGGGCCGTGCGCGGCTTGCGTCAGCGCCGCACCAGCTCGACCACCGGGATGAGCCGGCTGACGTTGGCCTGGTACTCGCCGAACTGGGGACGCTGCTCGACGTTCTTGGCGTAGATCTCGTCGCGCTCGGGACCGGTGATCTCGGTGGCCCGCACGGGGAACGTCTCGTCGCCGAACTCGACGGTCACGTCGGGGTGGGCCATCAAGTTGTGGTACCAGCCCGGGTTCTCCGGCAGGCCGGCCTTGCTGGCGAAGACGAACAGGCGCTCGCCCTCGGCGTAGCAGGCCAGCGGGGAGACGCGTTCGATGCCCGAC of Amycolatopsis solani contains these proteins:
- a CDS encoding nitroreductase/quinone reductase family protein, giving the protein MPDFDEINAKVIDEYRANGGELSGGFAGETLILVHHIGARSGIERVSPLACYAEGERLFVFASKAGLPENPGWYHNLMAHPDVTVEFGDETFPVRATEITGPERDEIYAKNVEQRPQFGEYQANVSRLIPVVELVRR